One genomic region from Magallana gigas chromosome 3, xbMagGiga1.1, whole genome shotgun sequence encodes:
- the LOC105347027 gene encoding transcription elongation factor SPT4, producing MSLETVPKDQRNLRACLLCSLVKTLEQFEYDGCDNCEEYLRLKNNRERVYDCTSSNFDGLIALMGPEDSWVAKWQRIGRFVKGCYAISVTGRLHPSTVRDLKSKGVYYRSRDTSLKT from the exons ATGTCACTTGAAACGGTTCCTAAAGACCAGAGAAATTTAAGGGCTTGTCTTTTATGTTCTTTGGTTAAG acaCTAGAGCAATTTGAGTATGATGGCTGTGATAATTGTGAGGAATATCTCCGATTAAAGAACAACAGGGAACGCGTCTACGACTGCACCAGCTCCAACTTCGATGG ATTAATTGCTTTAATGGGTCCAGAGGACAGCTGGGTGGCCAAGTGGCAGCGAATTG GTAGATTTGTTAAGGGGTGCTATGCCATATCTGTGACTGGTCGACTCCACCCCAGCACCGTCAGGGACCTCAAAAGTAAAGGCGTGTATTACCGGTCAAGAGACACCAGCCTGAAGACATGA